From a single Cetobacterium somerae ATCC BAA-474 genomic region:
- a CDS encoding TRAP transporter substrate-binding protein, producing the protein MKRIIGFLTLILVFLTGCGKGEETSTKKIKLAHALTESHPVHLAMVKFAEEVNEKTDGKIEVLIFPNGQLGGEREITELMQAGAIDIIKTNAGPLESFAKEYSVLPLPYLFKDMDHNLRVLKSPIGEEILAATEDRGFIGLTFYNSGTRNFYTKKPVRNTNDLKGMKIRVQTSKTMVRMTNLLGGSPTPLSFGEIYTALQQGVVDGAENNLISYAESKHYEAAPYFTFDEHSISPDVLVMNTKTWNKLSNDEKAIIKTAALNSFDYQNEIWSETEDKLMDSLKDKGVEFFQVDKTEFVEKVQPLYDEVTKDSLIKDYIERIRNFE; encoded by the coding sequence ATGAAAAGAATTATCGGTTTTCTAACTCTAATCCTAGTGTTTTTAACAGGATGTGGTAAGGGTGAGGAAACATCAACAAAGAAAATAAAGTTAGCACATGCTTTGACAGAGAGTCATCCAGTGCATTTAGCAATGGTTAAATTTGCAGAGGAAGTAAATGAAAAAACAGATGGAAAGATTGAGGTTTTAATATTTCCAAATGGACAGCTAGGTGGAGAAAGAGAGATCACTGAGCTAATGCAAGCAGGAGCTATTGATATTATAAAAACTAATGCAGGACCATTAGAGAGTTTTGCAAAGGAGTATTCAGTTTTACCACTACCATACTTATTTAAAGATATGGATCACAACTTAAGAGTATTAAAATCACCAATAGGTGAGGAGATTCTAGCAGCAACAGAGGATAGAGGATTTATAGGATTAACATTTTATAATTCAGGAACAAGAAACTTCTATACAAAGAAACCTGTTAGAAATACAAATGATTTAAAGGGAATGAAAATTAGAGTACAAACAAGTAAAACTATGGTAAGAATGACTAACCTTTTAGGAGGAAGTCCAACACCGTTAAGTTTTGGAGAGATTTATACAGCACTACAACAAGGTGTAGTTGATGGAGCAGAGAATAACTTAATCTCTTATGCTGAGTCAAAACACTATGAAGCAGCACCATATTTTACATTTGATGAGCACTCAATATCGCCAGATGTATTGGTTATGAATACAAAAACTTGGAACAAATTATCAAATGATGAGAAAGCTATAATAAAGACAGCAGCGTTAAACTCTTTTGACTATCAAAATGAGATATGGTCTGAAACAGAGGATAAGTTAATGGATTCTTTAAAAGATAAGGGCGTAGAGTTTTTCCAAGTGGACAAAACAGAGTTCGTAGAGAAAGTTCAACCTCTTTATGATGAAGTTACAAAAGACTCATTAATTAAAGATTATATTGAAAGAATAAGAAATTTTGAATAG
- a CDS encoding tagaturonate reductase, which produces MLTREELNLPKYGEKVIQFGEGNFLRCFFDWQLDIINKNTDLNAGVAVVRPIDFDAVPLLDTQDGLYTAIIRGINESGEVVKDYTIISSINREIPIYKNFQEYLQLAHNPEMRFIVSNTTEAGIAFSAEDKYEDAPQSTFPGKLTRLMHERFVTFNGDMTKGFILMPCELIDYNGEELRKMVLKYADLWNLGEDFKNWLINGNIWCSTLVDRIVTGYPRGEKEELTKELGYEDNFITTGEYFYLFVIQGPKDILTKELKLEGLNLNILIVEDLKPYKMRKVGILNGAHTAMVPVSYLYGIDTVREAMENDDIRNFIELAIDEEIIPALDMDEKELKEFKDAVVNRFKNPYVKHMLMDISLNSMAKYKSRILPQVLETYKRTGKLPKKLLFSLAALIRFYKGVRENGDAIQLRDDKHHLDMYADLWKENNYENIAKSVLGLENHWDMDLNSVEGMTELVAKYLENIDKNGVKKALEEVK; this is translated from the coding sequence ATGTTAACTAGAGAAGAGTTAAATTTACCAAAATATGGAGAGAAAGTAATTCAATTTGGAGAGGGAAACTTTTTAAGATGTTTCTTTGATTGGCAATTAGACATAATAAATAAAAATACAGACTTAAACGCTGGAGTAGCGGTAGTAAGACCAATTGATTTTGATGCAGTACCACTATTAGATACTCAAGATGGATTATACACAGCAATAATTAGAGGAATAAATGAAAGTGGAGAGGTTGTTAAAGATTATACTATAATCTCATCTATAAATAGAGAGATACCTATTTATAAAAACTTCCAAGAGTATTTACAACTAGCTCATAACCCAGAGATGAGATTTATTGTATCTAATACAACTGAAGCTGGAATAGCTTTTAGTGCGGAGGATAAGTATGAGGATGCTCCTCAAAGTACATTCCCAGGAAAGTTAACAAGATTGATGCATGAAAGATTTGTAACTTTCAATGGAGATATGACTAAAGGATTTATTTTAATGCCATGTGAACTGATTGATTATAATGGTGAAGAGTTAAGAAAGATGGTTTTAAAATATGCTGATCTTTGGAACTTAGGAGAGGACTTTAAAAACTGGTTAATAAATGGAAATATCTGGTGTTCAACATTAGTTGATAGAATTGTAACAGGGTATCCAAGAGGAGAGAAAGAGGAGTTAACAAAAGAGTTGGGTTATGAGGATAACTTTATAACAACTGGAGAGTACTTCTATTTATTTGTAATTCAAGGGCCAAAAGATATATTAACAAAAGAGTTAAAGTTAGAGGGATTAAATCTAAATATATTAATAGTTGAAGATTTAAAACCATATAAAATGAGAAAAGTAGGAATATTAAACGGAGCACATACAGCTATGGTTCCAGTTTCATACCTATATGGAATAGATACAGTTAGAGAAGCTATGGAAAATGATGATATTAGAAACTTTATTGAATTAGCAATAGATGAGGAGATTATTCCAGCTTTAGATATGGATGAGAAGGAGTTAAAAGAGTTTAAAGATGCTGTAGTTAATAGATTTAAAAACCCATATGTAAAACATATGCTAATGGATATCTCATTAAACTCAATGGCTAAGTATAAATCTAGAATACTTCCACAAGTTTTAGAGACATACAAAAGAACAGGAAAACTGCCTAAGAAACTTCTATTCTCTTTAGCAGCTTTAATAAGATTCTATAAAGGTGTTAGAGAAAATGGAGATGCTATTCAGTTAAGAGATGACAAACACCATTTAGATATGTATGCAGATTTATGGAAAGAGAACAACTATGAAAACATAGCAAAATCTGTGTTAGGATTAGAAAATCACTGGGATATGGATTTAAATTCAGTGGAGGGAATGACTGAGTTAGTAGCAAAATATTTAGAAAATATAGATAAAAATGGAGTGAAAAAAGCTTTAGAAGAGGTTAAGTAA
- a CDS encoding UxaA family hydrolase: protein MKEFIKINTRDNVVIALKNYKKDETITLDGDSLTLLEDVSKGHKIALGNIEKDEDVIKYGMPIGHATTQIKKGEWIHTHNTKTNLKELNNYAYTPEFQDRVLDLEKRSVEVYKRKNGDVGIRNELWIVPTVGCVNGIAQLIKDEFLNEIGDIQIDNINVLTHNYGCSQLGEDHVNTRVILQNTVKHPNAGGVLVLGLGCENNQIGEFEKTLGEYDKDRVKFLVTQDVEDEVEAGKNILLKLYEEMLQDKRERASLSEINFGLECGGSDGLSGITANPMLGEFSDYIVAQGGTTVLTEVPEMFGAETLLMKRCKNEEIFKKCVSLINDFKEYFIKNDQEIYENPSPGNKAGGITTLEDKSLGCTQKSGVSQVIDVLKYGEVLKEKGLNLLSAPGNDSVATTALAAAKCHMVLFTTGRGNPYGGYVPTVKISTNSELYNKKRRWIDFDAGRLVSEDITMDELLEEFIEYIIEVINGKKVNNELNRFQEIAIFKSGVTL from the coding sequence ATGAAAGAGTTTATAAAGATAAACACAAGGGATAACGTAGTTATCGCTTTAAAAAATTATAAAAAAGATGAAACTATAACTTTAGATGGAGATAGTTTAACATTGTTAGAGGACGTTTCTAAAGGGCATAAAATTGCCCTTGGAAACATCGAAAAAGATGAGGATGTAATAAAATATGGAATGCCTATTGGTCATGCAACGACACAGATAAAAAAGGGTGAATGGATACATACTCATAACACAAAGACAAATTTAAAAGAACTTAATAACTATGCTTACACACCAGAGTTTCAAGATAGAGTTCTAGACTTAGAAAAAAGAAGTGTAGAAGTTTATAAAAGAAAAAATGGAGATGTAGGAATAAGAAATGAGTTATGGATTGTTCCAACAGTTGGATGTGTAAATGGAATTGCTCAACTGATAAAAGATGAGTTTTTAAATGAGATTGGAGATATTCAAATAGACAATATCAATGTTTTAACTCATAACTATGGATGCTCACAACTTGGAGAGGACCATGTAAATACAAGAGTGATACTACAAAATACAGTTAAACATCCAAATGCTGGAGGAGTACTTGTTTTAGGACTAGGGTGTGAAAATAACCAAATTGGTGAATTTGAAAAAACTTTAGGAGAGTACGACAAAGATAGAGTTAAGTTTTTAGTAACTCAAGATGTTGAAGATGAAGTTGAAGCTGGAAAAAATATACTTTTAAAGTTATATGAAGAGATGCTTCAAGATAAAAGAGAACGTGCTAGTTTAAGTGAGATAAACTTTGGATTAGAGTGTGGTGGATCAGATGGACTTTCTGGAATAACTGCAAATCCAATGTTAGGAGAGTTTTCAGATTATATTGTTGCTCAAGGTGGAACAACAGTTTTAACTGAGGTTCCAGAGATGTTTGGAGCAGAGACTCTTCTTATGAAAAGATGTAAAAATGAAGAGATCTTTAAAAAGTGTGTATCACTGATAAATGATTTCAAGGAGTATTTTATAAAAAATGACCAAGAGATATATGAAAATCCATCTCCAGGAAACAAAGCTGGTGGAATCACAACTTTAGAGGATAAATCTTTAGGATGTACTCAAAAGTCTGGAGTTTCACAAGTTATAGATGTATTAAAGTATGGAGAGGTTTTAAAAGAGAAAGGTTTAAATCTTTTAAGTGCTCCTGGAAATGATTCAGTTGCTACTACAGCTCTTGCAGCAGCAAAGTGTCATATGGTTTTATTTACAACTGGAAGAGGAAATCCATATGGAGGATATGTTCCAACTGTAAAAATCTCTACAAATAGTGAATTATACAATAAGAAAAGAAGATGGATAGATTTTGATGCAGGAAGATTAGTATCAGAAGATATCACAATGGATGAACTACTAGAGGAGTTTATAGAGTATATAATTGAAGTAATAAATGGAAAAAAAGTAAACAACGAACTAAATAGATTCCAAGAGATTGCAATCTTTAAATCTGGAGTTACGTTATAA
- a CDS encoding TRAP transporter small permease, with protein MDRLRGYINRVIFIVSALLLTVMVATVAWQVTSRYVFNSPSIFTDELARFLLMWIGMLGTTYAFGSKAHLSMDYLHTFLKVDTVKIIKIILPILSIIFMGFVMVWGGTLLTLNTMKQLSPVLYVPMGVVYSILPITGVINVFYFITYIGDELAVKGSDR; from the coding sequence ATGGATAGATTAAGAGGGTATATAAATAGAGTTATATTTATAGTAAGTGCGCTACTATTAACAGTTATGGTAGCAACTGTAGCTTGGCAGGTAACATCGAGATATGTATTTAATTCGCCAAGTATTTTTACAGATGAACTTGCTAGATTTTTATTAATGTGGATAGGAATGCTTGGAACTACTTATGCTTTTGGTTCTAAAGCTCACCTTTCAATGGATTATCTACATACTTTTTTAAAAGTAGATACAGTAAAAATTATAAAGATAATACTTCCAATATTAAGCATCATTTTTATGGGATTTGTTATGGTTTGGGGTGGAACGCTACTAACTTTAAATACAATGAAGCAACTATCACCAGTATTATATGTTCCTATGGGAGTTGTATATTCAATACTTCCAATAACTGGAGTTATAAATGTATTCTATTTCATAACTTATATAGGAGATGAATTAGCAGTAAAAGGGAGTGATAGATAG
- a CDS encoding GntR family transcriptional regulator, protein MKSLKDKAYDELKELIISGKLEANERIDEDFLSKSLNVSRTPVREAINRLEQEGWINIVPRKGMFVNNISLKEINDIFQVRSNLEPIILEMAFYKINREDLVSLKEKFLDFSNKNSLTPEEKKELDTLDNELHLLILRNCNNNFIIKMMENVYEHNMRIRNISSQPPIRRFDAIKEHINIIESILNDNLQNAIEELKNHNSKAKEGFFHSLIEQ, encoded by the coding sequence ATGAAAAGTTTAAAAGACAAAGCTTATGATGAGTTAAAGGAGTTAATTATTTCTGGTAAATTAGAAGCAAACGAAAGAATTGATGAAGATTTCTTATCAAAATCACTTAATGTCAGTCGTACTCCTGTTAGAGAAGCTATTAATCGACTTGAACAAGAGGGCTGGATTAATATAGTTCCAAGAAAAGGGATGTTTGTTAATAATATCTCACTTAAAGAGATTAACGATATTTTCCAAGTTAGAAGTAATTTAGAGCCAATTATTCTTGAAATGGCTTTCTATAAAATCAATAGAGAAGATTTAGTAAGTTTAAAAGAGAAATTTTTAGATTTTTCAAATAAAAATTCTTTAACACCTGAAGAGAAAAAGGAGTTAGATACTTTAGACAATGAATTACATCTATTAATTTTAAGAAATTGTAACAATAATTTTATTATTAAAATGATGGAAAATGTTTACGAACATAATATGAGAATCAGAAATATAAGTTCTCAACCACCAATTAGAAGATTTGATGCTATTAAAGAGCATATTAACATCATTGAATCAATTTTAAATGATAATCTTCAAAATGCAATAGAGGAACTAAAAAACCATAATTCAAAAGCTAAAGAGGGATTCTTCCATAGTTTAATTGAACAGTAA
- the kduD gene encoding 2-dehydro-3-deoxy-D-gluconate 5-dehydrogenase KduD, with the protein MLNMFNLEGKVAMVTGGNVGIGNALAMGLAKAGADLFIFTYNDDNMENVIKEVEGLGRKVAYATGDLSKEEVAMEAVSKCIEAFGRIDILVNNAGTIKRAPILEGSNTDWQQVIDLNLSSIYYLSKTAAIEMKKQGGGKIINIASMLSFQGGKFVPSYTASKHGVAGLTKAFANELAVDNIQVNAIAPGYIETANTAPIRADEKRNAEILGRIPAERWGQTSDLVGGAIFLSSKAADYINGHILAIDGGWLVR; encoded by the coding sequence ATGTTAAATATGTTTAATTTAGAGGGAAAAGTTGCAATGGTGACTGGAGGAAATGTAGGAATAGGAAATGCACTTGCAATGGGACTTGCAAAAGCTGGAGCAGACCTATTTATATTCACATATAATGATGATAATATGGAAAATGTTATAAAAGAGGTTGAAGGACTAGGAAGAAAGGTTGCTTATGCAACTGGAGATTTATCAAAAGAAGAAGTAGCTATGGAAGCAGTTAGCAAATGTATAGAGGCTTTTGGAAGAATTGATATTCTAGTAAATAATGCTGGAACAATAAAAAGAGCACCAATTTTAGAGGGAAGTAACACTGATTGGCAACAAGTTATTGATTTAAATTTATCATCAATTTATTATCTAAGTAAAACTGCAGCGATAGAGATGAAAAAGCAAGGTGGAGGAAAGATAATAAACATAGCTTCAATGTTATCATTCCAAGGTGGAAAATTTGTTCCATCATATACAGCAAGTAAGCATGGAGTAGCTGGACTTACAAAAGCTTTTGCAAATGAGTTAGCAGTGGATAATATCCAAGTAAACGCAATAGCACCAGGATATATAGAAACAGCAAATACAGCACCAATTAGAGCTGATGAAAAGAGAAATGCTGAGATATTAGGAAGAATACCAGCAGAAAGATGGGGACAAACATCAGATCTTGTAGGAGGAGCAATATTCTTATCATCAAAGGCAGCAGATTATATAAATGGACATATTTTAGCTATTGATGGTGGATGGTTAGTTAGATAA
- a CDS encoding AarF/UbiB family protein, which translates to MKNFKLIKLIYKIHTNSPPPLEEIEKMGLLAVKIAQYYALRADFIDESTCVYLAKLYEYSYEAQKQDIDEIIGDDMWILTAMKSYEKLPFASASIGQVHLGFLRNSGNKSEKVAIKIRRENFKKEFLEDVESAKKVVNLLLFFYPKLKKIFNPLEVLNNIEESTLRELDFKNEVEGAEYLKKLKDENIEKFPLENLYFSNFIDNLCTDKVVVSKFIEGRSFNSLLKEKELKYSDLLRVFKYHTFYMFKLGVFHGDLHPGNIILGENGEINLIDCSTIGRVKIKLRVGLFWFFYYLSRYDYDKSAFYLNEMSEKKLKEENYLKFTKKFKVLYRDFKNSTVSQVSLTKRMMETIKLAINSGMEFEEGMFHIIKSLMYLDGMVLKCNPDVNLMDDIKEFTTLLENDIS; encoded by the coding sequence ATGAAAAATTTCAAATTAATAAAACTGATATATAAAATTCATACAAACTCCCCACCACCATTGGAAGAGATAGAAAAAATGGGGCTTTTAGCAGTAAAAATTGCACAGTATTATGCATTGAGAGCGGATTTTATAGATGAATCAACATGCGTATATTTAGCAAAACTTTATGAGTATAGCTATGAAGCTCAAAAGCAGGATATAGATGAGATAATAGGAGATGATATGTGGATTTTAACAGCTATGAAATCCTATGAAAAACTTCCATTTGCATCAGCATCTATAGGGCAAGTTCATCTTGGGTTTCTAAGAAATAGTGGAAATAAAAGTGAAAAAGTTGCTATAAAGATTCGAAGAGAAAACTTTAAAAAAGAGTTTTTAGAAGATGTAGAAAGTGCAAAAAAGGTAGTTAACCTATTGTTATTTTTTTATCCTAAATTGAAAAAAATATTTAACCCATTAGAAGTTTTAAACAATATTGAGGAATCAACACTACGAGAGTTGGATTTTAAAAATGAAGTTGAGGGTGCTGAATATTTAAAAAAGTTAAAAGATGAGAATATAGAGAAATTTCCTTTGGAAAATCTGTATTTTTCAAATTTTATAGATAATTTATGTACAGATAAGGTAGTTGTATCAAAATTTATAGAGGGAAGAAGTTTTAACAGTTTATTAAAAGAAAAAGAGTTAAAGTATTCAGATCTTCTTCGAGTTTTTAAATACCACACTTTTTATATGTTTAAATTAGGTGTATTTCATGGAGATTTGCATCCAGGAAACATAATTTTAGGAGAAAATGGGGAGATAAACCTTATAGATTGCTCAACTATTGGAAGAGTAAAAATAAAATTAAGAGTGGGATTATTTTGGTTTTTTTATTATTTAAGTAGATATGATTATGATAAATCAGCTTTTTATTTAAATGAGATGTCAGAAAAAAAATTGAAAGAGGAAAACTATTTAAAATTTACAAAAAAGTTTAAAGTTCTTTATAGAGATTTTAAAAACTCCACAGTTTCTCAAGTTAGTTTAACAAAACGTATGATGGAAACAATAAAGTTAGCTATAAATTCTGGGATGGAGTTTGAAGAGGGTATGTTTCATATAATAAAAAGCTTAATGTATTTAGATGGAATGGTATTAAAGTGTAACCCAGATGTAAATTTAATGGATGATATAAAAGAGTTTACAACTTTACTAGAAAATGATATTTCATAA